In one window of Nocardia brasiliensis DNA:
- a CDS encoding zinc-dependent metalloprotease, producing MHADGSDPAGPGTADAVVPTGAAVEQPKGRSGFSGAVDWRLAAKTGATLVPAGPRTSRFSAEQVVAELATASERAEGPVREVSGLLDDQPVPAARIVDRPGWIAAAAASMGQLTGSDGGAAERGMWQGKPAGVQAGAMLAFLSTAILGQYDPFTGPDGTLLLVAPNIVAVERALGVSPSDFRLWVCLHEVTHRVQFSSAPWLAEYMRSNVEVLGEVGDEPLNEMLSRLLDEVRDRRKGGTPADPATRGVVGLLRATQAPPQREALDRLLMLGTLLEGHADHVMDAVGPAVVPSVGQIRSAFDQRRKRPSNPIQRIMRALLGVDAKVAQYVRGKAFVDDVVGRVGMAQFNTIWTDAETLPRTDEIETPEHWVTRVLG from the coding sequence ATGCACGCAGATGGTTCCGACCCGGCCGGTCCCGGCACGGCAGACGCGGTAGTGCCGACCGGCGCCGCCGTCGAGCAGCCGAAGGGGCGTTCGGGCTTCTCCGGCGCGGTCGACTGGCGCCTGGCCGCGAAGACCGGCGCCACCCTGGTGCCCGCCGGGCCGCGGACCTCCCGCTTCTCCGCCGAGCAGGTCGTGGCCGAGTTGGCCACCGCCTCCGAACGGGCCGAGGGGCCGGTCCGCGAGGTGAGCGGATTGCTCGACGACCAGCCGGTGCCCGCCGCCCGGATCGTGGACCGGCCCGGCTGGATCGCGGCCGCCGCCGCGTCCATGGGCCAGCTGACCGGCAGCGACGGCGGCGCCGCCGAACGCGGCATGTGGCAGGGCAAACCGGCGGGCGTGCAGGCGGGCGCGATGCTCGCGTTCCTGTCCACCGCGATCCTTGGCCAGTACGACCCGTTCACCGGCCCCGACGGCACCCTGCTGCTCGTCGCGCCGAACATCGTGGCGGTCGAGCGGGCGCTCGGTGTCTCACCGAGCGACTTCCGGCTCTGGGTCTGCCTGCACGAGGTGACCCACCGGGTGCAGTTCTCCTCGGCGCCCTGGCTGGCCGAGTACATGCGCAGCAATGTCGAGGTGCTCGGCGAGGTCGGCGACGAGCCGCTCAACGAGATGCTGTCGCGGCTGCTCGACGAGGTTCGCGACCGGCGCAAGGGCGGCACGCCCGCCGACCCCGCCACCCGAGGCGTGGTCGGGCTGCTGCGTGCCACCCAGGCCCCGCCGCAGCGCGAGGCGCTCGACCGGCTGCTCATGCTGGGCACCCTGTTGGAGGGGCACGCCGATCACGTGATGGACGCCGTCGGCCCCGCCGTGGTGCCGTCCGTCGGACAGATCCGCTCGGCCTTCGATCAGCGCCGCAAGCGCCCGAGCAACCCGATCCAGCGCATCATGCGCGCGCTGCTCGGCGTGGACGCCAAGGTCGCCCAGTACGTGCGCGGTAAGGCGTTCGTGGACGATGTCGTCGGGCGGGTCGGCATGGCGCAGTTCAACACCATCTGGACCGACGCCGAAACCCTGCCGCGCACAGACGAAATCGAGACACCCGAACACTGGGTGACGCGCGTGCTCGGCTAG
- the dacB gene encoding D-alanyl-D-alanine carboxypeptidase/D-alanyl-D-alanine endopeptidase, producing MVGKNRGGLANRRRRNLWIGFGVTLAVLLAAGTGVLLTVKPWTDEFRHGGRTIAAPPTPVRPFPRVAPAPSNAPAPSPAGIAAALAPVIGNPDLGVFAGQVTDADSATVLWSGDPGKPMIPSSTAKILTTAAALLTLPADHRLTTKVVAGAAPNELVLVGGGDPTLTAEPEGKGYYPNSAKVADLVAQIKSSGRAVDTIVVDTSAYTGPSMAKGWDPIDIGDGSIAPMESVMIDGGRLQPLVEYSPRTPTPALDAGRRLAVELGLDPGRVRIGAAAPGAAEVASVRSAPLRDRLRDMMVYSDNILAEAVGREISVATGGEASFAGAVTAVNNALAKAGFDLTGLDMHDNSGLSVDDRIPARLLDRIVATAAKPNAGSTVQPAGTMARPENDRLAATLAPLLDDLPIAGATGSLTSRYVEQNRQAAGFVRAKTGTLSVSSALVGYVLDADGRVLTFALMSNDRPPEVSRPALDAIAGTLRNCGCS from the coding sequence GTGGTTGGTAAGAACAGAGGCGGCCTGGCCAACCGGCGGCGCCGCAATCTCTGGATCGGTTTCGGGGTCACGCTTGCCGTATTGCTCGCCGCGGGAACGGGAGTTCTGCTCACGGTCAAGCCGTGGACCGACGAGTTCCGCCACGGTGGGCGCACCATCGCGGCCCCGCCCACGCCGGTCCGGCCCTTTCCTCGCGTCGCGCCCGCGCCGTCCAACGCGCCCGCGCCGAGCCCGGCCGGTATCGCGGCCGCGCTCGCGCCGGTCATCGGTAACCCGGATCTCGGCGTCTTCGCCGGACAGGTGACCGACGCCGACAGCGCGACGGTGCTCTGGAGCGGTGATCCCGGTAAGCCGATGATCCCGTCGTCCACCGCGAAGATCCTGACCACGGCCGCGGCGCTGCTCACCCTGCCCGCGGACCATCGGCTGACCACCAAGGTGGTGGCCGGCGCCGCGCCGAACGAGCTGGTGCTCGTCGGGGGCGGCGACCCGACGCTGACGGCCGAGCCGGAAGGCAAGGGCTACTACCCGAACAGCGCCAAGGTCGCCGACCTGGTGGCCCAGATCAAGAGCTCCGGCCGCGCGGTCGACACCATCGTGGTGGACACCTCGGCCTACACCGGGCCGTCCATGGCCAAGGGCTGGGATCCGATCGATATCGGGGACGGCTCGATCGCGCCGATGGAGTCGGTGATGATCGACGGCGGCCGGCTGCAGCCGCTGGTCGAGTACTCTCCGCGCACCCCGACGCCCGCGCTGGACGCCGGGCGCAGGCTGGCAGTCGAGCTCGGCCTCGATCCCGGCCGGGTCCGGATCGGCGCCGCCGCGCCGGGTGCCGCCGAGGTCGCGAGCGTGCGCTCGGCGCCGCTGCGGGACCGGCTGCGCGACATGATGGTCTACTCCGACAACATCCTCGCCGAGGCGGTCGGGCGCGAGATCTCGGTCGCCACCGGCGGCGAGGCCTCGTTCGCCGGCGCGGTCACCGCGGTGAACAACGCACTGGCCAAGGCGGGCTTCGACCTGACCGGCCTGGACATGCACGACAACAGCGGCCTCTCGGTCGACGACCGGATTCCGGCGCGGCTGCTGGACCGGATCGTCGCGACCGCCGCCAAGCCGAACGCGGGCAGCACGGTGCAGCCCGCTGGCACGATGGCCAGGCCCGAGAACGACCGGCTCGCCGCGACTTTGGCGCCGCTGCTCGACGACCTGCCGATCGCGGGCGCGACCGGCTCGCTGACCAGCCGCTATGTCGAGCAGAACCGCCAGGCCGCCGGGTTCGTCCGGGCCAAGACCGGAACTCTGTCGGTGTCCAGTGCGTTGGTCGGGTATGTGCTCGACGCCGACGGCCGGGTACTGACATTCGCGCTGATGTCGAACGACCGGCCGCCGGAGGTGAGCAGGCCTGCGCTCGACGCGATCGCGGGCACGCTACGCAACTGTGGATGCTCGTGA
- the hpt gene encoding hypoxanthine phosphoribosyltransferase, which produces MYGDDIASVLITEEQIATKTKELAELIAKRYPPGAPEGDLLLVGVLKGAIFFMTDLAKELSIPTQMEFMAVSSYGSSTSSSGVVRIMKDLDKDIAGRNVLIVEDIIDSGLTLSWLKRNLSTRNPASLEVVTLLRKPDALRTHVDVAHVGFDIPNEFVVGYGLDYAERYRDLPYIGTLDPKVYS; this is translated from the coding sequence GTGTACGGGGACGACATCGCGTCGGTGCTGATCACCGAGGAACAGATCGCCACCAAGACCAAGGAGCTGGCCGAGCTCATCGCCAAGCGCTATCCGCCGGGCGCGCCCGAGGGCGACCTGCTGCTGGTCGGTGTGCTCAAGGGCGCGATCTTCTTCATGACCGACCTGGCCAAGGAGCTGTCGATCCCGACCCAGATGGAGTTCATGGCCGTATCGTCGTACGGCTCGTCCACCTCGTCCTCCGGTGTCGTGCGCATCATGAAGGACCTGGACAAGGACATCGCGGGCCGCAATGTGCTGATCGTCGAGGACATCATCGACTCGGGCCTGACGCTGTCGTGGCTCAAGCGCAACCTGTCCACCCGCAACCCGGCCTCGCTCGAGGTGGTCACGCTGCTACGCAAGCCGGATGCGTTACGCACCCACGTGGACGTCGCGCATGTCGGCTTCGACATCCCGAACGAATTCGTCGTCGGTTATGGCCTCGACTACGCCGAGCGCTACCGCGACCTGCCCTACATCGGCACCCTCGACCCCAAGGTCTACTCCTGA
- the tilS gene encoding tRNA lysidine(34) synthetase TilS, whose translation MGRADAGTAQPRRLPETAAVLAVRHAVRAWAAARAVSEVAVALSGGADSLALTAAAVVELDAVDALVVDHGLQPGSDVVAADAAACALAIGCRSARVLAVEVGGAGGLEAAARAARYAALTQARAGLPVLLGHTLDDQAETVLLGLARGSGGRSIQGMADWAEPWGRPLLGVRRTTTRQLCADAGLIPHEDPHNQAPEFTRVRLRTEVLPLLEAVLGGGAAEALARTAAQLREDGAVLDALAGELLDTASDGDGLVIETLATAPPALRRRAVRAWLLEGGAKALTGKHLHAVDQLITDWRGQGGVAVGGGTGGSRLVAAREHGRLTLRLRSGR comes from the coding sequence ATGGGTCGCGCGGACGCCGGAACGGCGCAGCCGCGCCGCCTGCCCGAGACGGCGGCGGTGCTGGCGGTGCGACATGCCGTGCGCGCGTGGGCCGCGGCACGCGCGGTGTCCGAGGTGGCCGTGGCACTGTCCGGTGGCGCGGACTCGCTGGCGTTGACCGCCGCGGCCGTGGTCGAGCTGGACGCGGTCGACGCCCTCGTGGTCGATCATGGTTTGCAGCCCGGATCCGACGTGGTGGCCGCCGACGCGGCGGCGTGCGCGCTGGCCATCGGGTGCCGCTCCGCGCGGGTGCTCGCGGTCGAGGTCGGCGGCGCGGGCGGGCTGGAGGCGGCGGCGCGCGCGGCCAGGTACGCGGCCCTGACGCAGGCACGAGCCGGCTTGCCGGTGCTGCTCGGGCACACGCTCGACGATCAGGCCGAAACCGTGCTGCTCGGGTTGGCGCGCGGATCGGGCGGACGGTCCATTCAGGGAATGGCGGACTGGGCCGAGCCGTGGGGCAGGCCGCTGCTCGGTGTGCGCCGGACGACGACCAGGCAGCTGTGCGCCGACGCCGGGCTGATCCCGCACGAGGACCCGCACAACCAGGCGCCGGAGTTCACCCGGGTGCGGTTGCGCACCGAGGTGCTGCCGCTGCTGGAAGCGGTGCTCGGCGGCGGTGCGGCCGAGGCGCTCGCCCGCACCGCCGCCCAACTGCGCGAGGACGGCGCCGTGCTGGACGCGTTGGCAGGCGAGTTGCTGGACACCGCGAGTGATGGTGATGGCCTCGTCATCGAGACGCTCGCCACTGCGCCGCCCGCGCTGCGCCGCAGGGCGGTGCGGGCATGGTTGCTCGAAGGTGGTGCGAAAGCGCTGACCGGCAAGCATTTACACGCCGTCGACCAGCTGATCACGGACTGGCGCGGGCAGGGTGGGGTGGCCGTCGGCGGCGGAACCGGGGGTAGCAGGTTGGTCGCAGCGCGCGAACATGGCAGGCTGACACTGCGTCTGCGCAGCGGCCGATGA